The Deltaproteobacteria bacterium genomic sequence GTAGTTTAGTCCACCTTAAATCCGAGCATCATCCCGGCGTGGAGGTGCTCCGAGATATGACAGTGAGCCATCCACTTGCCTGGGTTAGAGGCCTCTAGCACCAGATCCACGGTGTCACCAGGTCTCACGAGGGCCGAGTCCTTCCAGACCAAATTCTTATTTGGCTTGCGGTTGACGGCGGCGATCACAAAGCGCTGACCGTGAAAATGAATAGGATGCTGCATCGGGTGAGACGACTTGGGATCATTAAAGACACGGATCTTAACGTAGTCTCCACGCTTGAACTGCCAGTTGATGTCCATATTCGTGGCCTTAGTCTGCGTATCAATGAGCTGCCACACAATGGTCTTATCATCACTGGCACGATTCATCGCTGCCATCTCGTCCGTCCACTCGATGCCGCGATCGGCTGGAGATAAACTGGGAGCTATCATTTGGTGGCCGTGATGACCGGCGTGACCGGCATGTTCAGCTTGACCACCTTGATGTTGCCCGTGTCCCTGATGATTCATGCTTGGCATATTATGCGATGCATGAGAGCTAGATTTGTGATCTGACTGCATCGTCAAACTTATCGTCAAATATTTATCAACCTTGCCGTTTAGTTTACGTTTCACAGCCTTCAATTCAGTAATATTTGATCCCGGTGACCTTAGGTTTCCGAAATCATGTGCCAACGCCTTAGCCCTGTCAGAGCTGACTACCACCTTCCCAATAATGACCGGGGCATCGGGTTTATTATTTAGAATATCAAAGCTACCTGGCTTGCCGTAATGGACCTCGATGATGTAGCGCTCGGACGGAGCAACAATCACACTGTCAACCCACGTCTCACGCTCGTAAAGTCCGGCATCGCTGCCGACCAGTTTCATGCGTGCTCCAGGCAGCGCAAACTTGATGGTGCGCGTGCTAGCGGTATTTGTCAGGTAAAGGCGACTGACTTCCCCAACTTTAGTCTGCAGCTGAAAGTGATCCTGACCATTGATCAAAGTCACATCGCCGTAGCGCCCCATGAGCGTGTGCGTCACGCGGTCACGGTAGAAAGGGGCTGCGTCCTTAACCGATGCATCATCGATCAGAAGCGCCACTTCCTGATGAACGGGGTTGTAATGCTGGGGGTCCTTGGGTGTCACCCAAAAGTTGCCGTACATCCCCAGCCCCTGGCTGTAGTCCTCGCGGATATGTGGGTGGTACCAAAATACGCCGGCATCGGGAAACGTAAGCACGTAGTCATAAGATTCGCCCGGTGCAATCGGCTTCATCTGACCGATACCAATCACACCGTCATTGCGATAATCGAGTCTTAGTCCGTGGGGATGCAAGCTTGTCGGCACGTCAGTCAGATTCTTCAGCGTGACGCGGACAGAGCTACCCTGCTTAACACGGAGTATCGGACCTGGCACCGAGCCATTGTAGGCTAACCGCCTTGTCCATTGGCCATTGATCCGCTCTTTGACCGGTGCTGCGGTCAGAAGAAAGGTATCTCCGTCCTTAAGTTCCACGATCTGCATCGGAGTGGCTTCCGGTAGTCCCTCAGTGCTGGTAGGAAATGTGTCGCTGGTGACCGGAGAGGTAGACGCCGCAGGACTATCTTTCCCCACTACACCCTCAGCGACTGCCGGAGCTGCACCATTGACTGTGCACCCTTGAACTGCAATTACCGCCAACATAATTTGCAAACATAAGAGTTTAGGCATGACTTGTCTCCACATGGTTGCTTGGTCACCTTACCTTAATTCAATACGATGTCAGCAGCATAGCAGTTCTTCGCGATCCTAAGGGGAGATCTGCCCCGTAGATGCCTGAATCAGGTGGCTCCGGACTTAAAATAAATGCTCAGGCATTTGACAACTCACACAACTGTAAAGTCGAAAGTCACTTGCCCGTAGGGCCATGTGCCTCAAGAAAAAAAGACGAGGTATCTCAACATCCACACACGGGGCGCACAATTCACATGAAGCGATTTGCCGTCGCTTACCTGATCCCGGCACCATCAAGCGACAAGCCATTGATGGCAACTCTTTTTACACTTTGGCATCACTTAATACGCAGCAATCTACTGAGTGGACCAGAGCCTTTTCATCTATAAACAGCGCCTTATGATT encodes the following:
- a CDS encoding multicopper oxidase family protein, yielding MWRQVMPKLLCLQIMLAVIAVQGCTVNGAAPAVAEGVVGKDSPAASTSPVTSDTFPTSTEGLPEATPMQIVELKDGDTFLLTAAPVKERINGQWTRRLAYNGSVPGPILRVKQGSSVRVTLKNLTDVPTSLHPHGLRLDYRNDGVIGIGQMKPIAPGESYDYVLTFPDAGVFWYHPHIREDYSQGLGMYGNFWVTPKDPQHYNPVHQEVALLIDDASVKDAAPFYRDRVTHTLMGRYGDVTLINGQDHFQLQTKVGEVSRLYLTNTASTRTIKFALPGARMKLVGSDAGLYERETWVDSVIVAPSERYIIEVHYGKPGSFDILNNKPDAPVIIGKVVVSSDRAKALAHDFGNLRSPGSNITELKAVKRKLNGKVDKYLTISLTMQSDHKSSSHASHNMPSMNHQGHGQHQGGQAEHAGHAGHHGHQMIAPSLSPADRGIEWTDEMAAMNRASDDKTIVWQLIDTQTKATNMDINWQFKRGDYVKIRVFNDPKSSHPMQHPIHFHGQRFVIAAVNRKPNKNLVWKDSALVRPGDTVDLVLEASNPGKWMAHCHISEHLHAGMMLGFKVD